From Ipomoea triloba cultivar NCNSP0323 chromosome 5, ASM357664v1, the proteins below share one genomic window:
- the LOC116020802 gene encoding uncharacterized protein LOC116020802: MHVAAGKTTSIISIIPIPLPRLSHHRCYLPHRRPLILSSPIGFPTAKRPMVTASSSSSSIPNSQGAFTTIEGRFTCEKEIKKSKFIAIAGHISDQRQAESFLSEVGDPRATHNCWAYKVGDQYRSNDDGEPSGTAGKPIHSAIVSSGLDRVMVVVIRYFGGIKLGTGGLVRAYGGTAAECLRNAPTQLVKSKVSMGVEVPFDLLGVLYHQLQTYKVEDIKQDYDTGKGGVTMVTFKVDFDRMQSLEEAIKTNCSRDIAIFKR, from the exons ATGCATGTGGCTGCCGGTAAGACTACTTCGATAATCTCCATAATCCCAATCCCTCTTCCACGGCTGAGCCACCACCGTTGCTATCTACCCCACCGCCGTCCCCTCATTCTCTCGTCGCCTATAGGATTCCCAACCGCCAAGAGACCAATGGTCACCgctagcagcagcagcagctccaTTCCCAACAGCCAAGGAGCATTCACAACAATTGAAGGCAGATTCACTTGCGAAAAGGAGATCAAGAAGAGCAAATTCATCGCCATTGCTGGCCATATCTCCGACCAACGCCAAGCCGAATCCTTCCTTTCCGAG GTTGGGGATCCTCGTGCCACACATAATTGTTGGGCGTACAAG GTTGGGGATCAATACCGGAGTAATGATGATGGTGAACCATCTGGTACAGCTGGCAAACCGATACATTCTGCAATTGTTTCTTCGGGATTAGACAGAGTCATGGTTGTTGTAATCAG GTATTTTGGAGGAATTAAACTTGGTACTGGCGGACTAGTTAGAGCTTATGGAGGAACTGCTGCAGAATGCTTGAGAAATGCTCCTACGCAGCTTGTAAAATCTAAG GTTTCTATGGGTGTAGAGGTTCCTTTTGATCTTTTAGGGGTTCTGTACCACCAG CTCCAAACTTATAAAGTTGAAGACATTAAACAGGATTACGATACAGGGAAAGGTGGAGTCACGATGGTTACTTTCAAAGTTGATTTTGACCGCATGCAAAGTTTAGAGGAAGCTATCAAAACTAATTGCAGCCGGGATATTGCAATTTTCAAGCGCTGA
- the LOC116020051 gene encoding putative gamma-glutamylcyclotransferase At3g02910 — translation MAMQTSYLIFTYGTLKRGFPNHAIMANLIRSGDVTFRGEYTTVDAYPLVCGPYGIPYLINLPGSGVRIKGELYAVTDSGIVPMDDLEGVEAGHYERLPLKLTAGDGGGPEGTVAAEAYFAHRSFGEELWKRCGGVGIGDFTTEMSSKYQIKEERPQDFNFLKDLELFISGVE, via the coding sequence ATGGCAATGCAAACCTCATACCTCATCTTCACGTACGGAACGCTCAAGCGCGGCTTCCCAAACCACGCTATAATGGCGAACCTAATCCGATCCGGCGACGTCACGTTCCGCGGCGAGTACACCACCGTCGACGCCTACCCGCTCGTCTGCGGACCCTACGGGATCCCGTACCTGATAAATCTTCCCGGATCGGGCGTCCGGATCAAGGGCGAGCTCTACGCGGTGACGGATAGCGGCATCGTCCCCATGGACGACCTGGAAGGGGTCGAGGCTGGCCATTACGAGAGGCTCCCGCTGAAACTCACGGCCGGCGACGGCGGTGGCCCCGAGGGCACGGTGGCGGCGGAGGCGTACTTTGCGCACAGGAGCTTCGGCGAGGAGCTGTGGAAGAGGTGCGGAGGAGTCGGGATCGGAGATTTCACGACGGAAATGTCGAGCAAGTACCAAATAAAGGAAGAGAGACCTCAGGATTTCAATTTTCTGAAAGATCTCGAGCTTTTCATTTCTGGTGTTGAATAA
- the LOC116020514 gene encoding uncharacterized protein LOC116020514 — MPGWGSIPSNDDGEPSGTAGKPIHSAIVSSGLDRVMVVVIRYFGGIKLGTGGLVRAYGGTAAECLRNAPTQLVKSKVSMGVEVPFDLLGVLYHQLQTYKVEDIKQDYDTGKGGVTMVTFKVDFDRMQSLEEAIKTNCSRDIAIFKR, encoded by the exons ATGCCGG GTTGGGGATCAATACCGAGTAATGATGATGGTGAACCATCTGGTACAGCTGGCAAACCGATACATTCTGCAATTGTTTCTTCGGGATTAGACAGAGTCATGGTTGTTGTAATCAG GTATTTTGGAGGAATTAAACTTGGTACTGGCGGACTAGTTAGAGCTTATGGAGGAACTGCTGCAGAATGCTTGAGAAATGCTCCTACGCAGCTTGTAAAATCTAAG GTTTCTATGGGTGTAGAGGTTCCTTTTGATCTTTTAGGGGTTCTGTACCACCAG CTCCAAACTTATAAAGTTGAAGACATTAAACAGGATTACGATACAGGGAAAGGTGGAGTCACGATGGTTACTTTCAAAGTTGATTTTGACCGCATGCAAAGTTTAGAGGAAGCTATCAAAACTAATTGCAGCCGGGATATTGCAATTTTCAAGCGCTGA
- the LOC116019078 gene encoding putative clathrin assembly protein At4g40080 yields MGRITAIMGAIKDKASQSKAALLSNPTTTSLNLAVLRATTHSPSAPPDLSALLSLGNSSRATASALISALMDRLHRTGDSTVALKCLLTIHHVITRGPFILQDQLSIFPASGGRNYLKLSAFRDGASAATLTLSAWVRFYARYLETLLFASRILGYFVSASSTAPENLGRDERISAFLNHDLIRDVDSLVVLIEETCKAPDSFLLESNKLIHEIMRLLSDDNFSILDETLSRLTELKQRMDCLSFGDSVELALALRRLEDCTERLSVLFTEQKSSIENSSSLAIELREKIETSTRVCKERRLLSFSRKCESARFPARVANFEHMVRISSDKYIIDNNVL; encoded by the coding sequence ATGGGAAGAATCACAGCTATCATGGGAGCCATTAAAGACAAAGCTTCCCAATCCAAAGCCGCCTTGCTTTCTAACCCCACAACCACCTCTCTCAACCTCGCCGTCCTACGCGCCACCACACACTCCCCCTCCGCCCCGCCCGACCTCTCCGCTCTCCTCTCCCTCGGCAACAGCTCACGCGCCACCGCCTCCGCCCTCATCTCCGCCCTCATGGACCGCCTCCACCGCACCGGCGACTCCACCGTCGCCCTCAAGTGCCTCCTCACCATCCACCACGTCATCACCCGCGGCCCCTTCATCCTCCAGGACCAGCTCTCCATCTTCCCCGCCTCCGGCGGCCGCAACTACCTCAAACTCTCCGCCTTCCGCGACGGCGCGTCCGCCGCCACGCTCACGCTCTCCGCCTGGGTCAGATTCTACGCGCGCTACCTCGAAACGCTCCTCTTCGCCTCCAGAATCCTCGGCTACTTCGTCTCCGCGTCCTCAACTGCCCCCGAGAATCTCGGCCGCGACGAGAGAATCTCGGCGTTTTTGAACCACGATTTGATCAGAGACGTCGACTCGCTCGTCGTACTCATCGAAGAAACCTGCAAAGCTCCCGATTCCTTCCTCTTAGAAAGCAACAAATTAATCCACGAAATCATGCGTTTGTTATCCGATGATAACTTCTCTATCCTCGACGAAACCTTATCGCGACTCACTGAGTTGAAACAGCGGATGGATTGTCTGAGTTTCGGTGACTCGGTCGAGTTGGCATTGGCGCTCAGGAGATTGGAGGATTGCACAGAGAGATTATCAGTTTTGTTCACCGAGCAGAAATCCTCCATTGAAAATTCATCGAGTTTAGCGATTGAATTGAGAGAGAAAATTGAGACGTCTACTAGGGTTTGTAAAGAGAGAAGGTTACTGAGTTTTAGCAGAAAATGTGAGTCGGCTCGGTTCCCAGCCCGAGTCGCAAATTTTGAACACATGGTACGGATTTCATCGGATAAATATATAATCGataataatgttttataa
- the LOC116020981 gene encoding alpha carbonic anhydrase 8-like: MAIKVFLLLTLFATACLAQSPTPAPKISPSATPTPSPTVAPPTPTPAPAPATPSPSPAPVTSPTPAPAPSTPETPAPAPEVSSPSPSVSSPPAPGPVGAAAPAPADQPSADNTPPPNGGSRVVIGGAALAGVLFAFALI; the protein is encoded by the coding sequence atgGCGATCAAAGTGTTTCTACTCTTAACCCTCTTCGCCACCGCGTGCTTAGCACAATCCCCAACTCCCGCCCCCAAAATCTCTCCCTCAGCCACCCCAACGCCGTCGCCCACGGTGGCGCCGCCAACACCCactccggcgccggcgccggcgactCCTTCACCTTCTCCGGCCCCAGTGACCTCCCCAACCCCGGCTCCGGCCCCGAGCACCCCCGAAACCCCGGCCCCGGCCCCCGAAGTCTCTTCTCCTTCCCCATCCGTCTCCTCGCCGCCCGCTCCGGGGCCGGTAGGTgcggcggcgccggcgccggccgATCAGCCATCGGCCGACAACACTCCGCCGCCGAACGGTGGCTCCAGAGTCGTAATTGGCGGAGCTGCTCTCGCCGGTGTACTATTCGCTTTTGCTTTGATATAA
- the LOC116020516 gene encoding protein PELPK1-like: MAALNNTFLLSLMITLLCLAISISTTSATRRLLQIPGAPPLPTMPTIPSLPQPTLPQMPSIPNMPTTTLPPLPAFNLPNMPLPTLPSAPKLTLPPMPANIPLPTSIPNFPAIPTLSPPPSN, translated from the coding sequence ATGGCTGCGCTCAACAACACCTTCCTCCTCTCCCTGATGATAACATTATTGTGTTTAGCAATTAGCATCAGCACCACCTCCGCCACTCGCCGCCTCCTACAAATCCCCGGCGCCCCACCATTGCCGACGATGCCGACAATTCCCTCTCTGCCTCAACCAACCTTACCACAAATGCCTTCCATCCCTAACATGCCAACCACCACACTTCCCCCTTTGCCCGCCTTCAACTTGCCTAACATGCCTCTCCCTACCTTGCCTTCCGCCCCAAAGCTCACTCTTCCTCCCATGCCGGCTAACATCCCTCTCCCAACCTCTATTCCCAACTTCCCGGCTATTCCCACTCTTTCTCCACCTCCATCAAACTAA
- the LOC116020515 gene encoding glycine-rich protein 3 short isoform-like: MKPDINLVLQALLVIALLSASPALGAETRQTPKTIEGGEAAAVGADGQHVGDMKPVNYGYKWGIKGGAGHSIGYGWPYKGGHGWGWKGGYGGCKLGCCFHFAGKCKYCCKSVEEAQAYNKNYEPKLTPP, translated from the exons ATGAAGCCTGACATCAATTTGGTTCTCCAAGCTCTCTTGGTTATAGCTCTTCTGTCTGCTTCTCCTGCTTTAGGTGCTGAAACACGGCAAACACCAAAAA CAATTGAGGGTGGTGAGGCGGCAGCTGTTGGGGCGGATGGGCAGCACGTCGGTGACATGAAGCCAGTAAATTATGGGTACAAATGGGGTATAAAAGGCGGTGCCGGTCATAGCATCGGCTATGGTTGGCCATATAAGGGTGGGCATGGTTGGGGTTGGAAGGGTGGCTATGGGGGATGCAAGCTGGGCTGCTGCTTTCACTTCGccggaaaatgtaaatattgcTGCAAAAGCGTTGAAGAAGCCCAGGCttataacaaaaattatgaGCCCAAGCTTACTCCGCCATAG
- the LOC116020123 gene encoding uncharacterized protein LOC116020123, which yields MATQRRAYDPVIGQRNRGRSGGVSSQFKFQNGHLPSGWFSVSKTNVTTGVNYERESDMDTGSDSDEGGRYSLETSPQDDKIPNGRRKGHANGPIRPPSLFSDGELSDSTMSSEANSSLRFGAHRYGTNVQTNGGSDKKAFNARMFDDDIPSAPPFAGSFDEHDRVTEQFKNSEPDVTSISGTSRGSATTGEPITCSSTLPNTSGRTAAVSHNHLFSQYPTFHASGRGTWHTFVSYEACVRLCLHSWAKGCMEAPVFLENECALLRNSFSLKQALLQPEEDLLRKMSSELVSEGAAVKPKKTFGKMKVQVRKVKMGLEPPTGCSFSSIKPSKEKIDSLRFQISNIKSTLSSEWEAIRKVRVAPRLPINASFSQKSLVYLHSGTRYMKDVSGILKLGFTTFRSSSKSYEVVPEIYSCSLRVKSLPEDDAVKMQAGSTESHIFLPDGIGDDLIIEVHDSKGVYCGRAIAQVADISDDQGEKLRWWPIYHEPEHDLVGRVQLFINYSTSADENRDTKCGTVAETIAYDCLLEAAMKVQQFQQRNLLLHGSWKWLVSEFASYYGVSEAYTKLRYLSYIMDVATPTSDCLNLVHDLILPVVLKGRTKNSLSHQENRMLGEVSEKVEEIIALAFENYKSLDESLPTGIIDIFKPATGLAPPALASALKLYILLHDILSPEAQLKLCRYFQTAAKKRSKHHLTETDEFVSINNEKILMDPVANSTAYQKMVSLCQNIRNEILTDLEIHSKDVLPSFLDLPNLSSAIYSAELCNRLRAFLVACPPTGPSSPTAGLVIATADFQKDLISWNISHVKGGVDAKELFNLYIIRWIHDKRLALLDLCKPDKIKWSGMDASLSTTPFIDEIYDLLKETLSEYDVIISRWPEYIFPLESAIADVEKAVMETLDKHFADVLSPLKENGMPFKIGLKYVQKMTKGTVCPFAVSNELGILLNSMKRMLDILRPQIEAQFKSWGSCLPEGSNMVPGERISEITIMLRTKFRGYMQALMDKLVENTKLQSPTKLKKIIQDAKEGIVESDLRNRMQPLKDMLENIIDQLHAVFETQVFIIICRGFWDRMGQDVLKFLEDRKDSRSWYKASRVAISILEDIFASHMQKLLGNALQERDLEPPRSILEVRSMLCKDAVNDKDSNFFY from the exons ATGGCTACTCAGAGAAGGGCTTATGATCCTGTAATTGGGCAAAGAAATAGAGGCCGGAGTGGCGGCGTGTCATCTCAGTTTAAATTTCAGAATGGTCATCTGCCATCTGGGTGGTTCTCCGTTTCAAAGACTAATGTGACTACTGGTGTTAACTATGAGCGTGAATCTGACATGGATACCGGTTCTGATTCGGATGAGGGTGGAAGGTATTCACTGGAAACTTCGCCCCAGGATGATAAGATTCCGAATGGGAGGCGAAAGGGTCATGCTAATGGCCCTATTCGTCCACCCTCACTTTTTAGTGATGGTGAGTTGTCTGACTCAACCATGAGCTCAGAAGCAAATTCCTCTCTTCGATTCGGGGCTCATCGATATGGCACAAATGTACAAACAAATGGGGGCAGTGATAAAAAG GCCTTCAATGCTAGAATGTTTGATGATGATATTCCAAGTGCACCACCCTTCGCTGGTTCTTTTGATGAACATGATCGAGTTACTGAACAGTTTAAAAATTCTGAGCCAGATGTTACCTCCATATCTGGTACGTCACGTGGTTCTGCAACCACAGGTGAACCTATCACATGCTCAAGTACATTGCCCAATACATCTGGAAG GACTGCTGCTGTATCGCATAACCATTTATTTTCTCAGTATCCTACATTCCATGCAAG TGGAAGAGGTACTTGGCATACTTTTGTTTCTTATGAGGCATGTGTTCGGCTTTGTCTCCATTCATGGGCTAAAGGCTGCATGGAAGCTCCTGTCTTTTTAGAGAATGAATGTGCTTTATTACGAAATTCCTTTAG CTTAAAGCAAGCGTTACTGCAACCCGAGGAAGATTTACTGAGGAAAATGTCCTCAGAGCTTGTCAGTGAGGGAGCAGCAGTTAAGCCTAAGAAAACTTTTGGCAAGATGAAAGTGCAAG TTCGTAAAGTGAAAATGGGATTAGAACCACCAACTGGGTGCAGCTTTTCTTCTATAAAAccatcaaaagaaaaaattgattcaCTTCGCTTTCAGATTTCCAATATAAAGTCTACGCTCAGTTCTGAGTGGGAAGCAATAAGGAAAGTTCGTGTTGCTCCTAGGCTTCCTATAAATGCCTCTTTTTCACAGAAAAGCTTGGTTTATTTGCATTCTGGTACTCGGTATATGAAAGATGTGTCCGGAATTTTAAAACTTGGTTTTACTACCTTTAGAAGCAGTTCAAAATCATATGAAGTGGTGCCAG AAATCTATTCTTGTTCGCTGCGGGTTAAGAGCTTACCTGAGGATGATGCTGTGAAAATGCAGGCTGGGTCCACAGAAAGTCATATATT CTTACCGGACGGAATTGGAGATGACTTAATCATTGAAGTGCATGATTCAAAAGGAGTTTATTGTGGCCGTGCAATAGCCCAGGTAGCTGATATTTCTGATGATCAG GGAGAGAAGCTTCGTTGGTGGCCCATATACCATGAACCAGAGCATGACCTTGTTGGAAGAGTACAGTTGTTCATAAACTATTCTACCAGTGCTGATGAAAATCGCGATACTAAG TGTGGGACTGTTGCAGAGACTATTGCATATGACTGTCTTTTGGAGGCAGCAATGAAAGTCCAACAGTTTCAACAGAGAAATTTGTTGCTTCATGGTTCTTGGAAGTGGCTGGTATCTGAATTTGCATCATACTACGGAGTTTCAGAAGCATATACCAAGCTGAG GTATCTTTCATATATCATGGATGTTGCCACACCAACTTCGGATTGTTTGAATTTGGTGCATGATTTGATCTTACCTGTGGTTTTGAAAGGCAGAACGAAAAATAGCTTAAGTCACCAAGAg AACCGTATGTTAGGAGAAGTTTCCGAGAAAGTTGAGGAGATCATTGCTTTAGCTTTTGAAAACTACAAGTCTCTGGATGAATCACTGCCAACGGGGATAATTGATATATTCAAACCTGCTACTGGCCTTGCACCTCCTGCTCTTGCTTCTGCTTTAAAGCTCTATATTCTTCTGCACGATATACTTTCTCCCGAGGCACAACTGAAGCTTTGTCGATACTTTCAG ACTGCTGCAAAGAAGAGATCCAAACATCACTTGACAGAGACTGATGAATTTGTATCGATCAACAACGAGAAGATATTGATGGATCCTGTGGCAAATTCCACAGCTTATCAAAAAATGGTCTCACTTTGTCAGAACATCAGAAATGAAATTCTGACCGACTTGGAGATCCATAGTAAAGATGTCCTCCCAAg TTTCTTAGACCTTCCAAACCTTTCTTCGGCCATATATAGTGCAGAGCTTTGTAACAGATTGCGAGCTTTCCTTGTTGCATGTCCTCCCACTGGCCCATCGTCTCCCACAGCAGGGCTCGTTATTGCGACGGCTGATTTTCAAAAGGATCTTATTTCCTGGAATATTAG TCATGTCAAAGGAGGAGTAGATGCAAAAGAATTGTTCAACTTATACATAATCCGCTGGATCCATGACAAGCGCCTTGCTTTGCTCGATTTGTGCAAGCCTGATAAG ATAAAGTGGTCTGGCATGGATGCAAGTCTTTCAACAACGCCTTTTATTGACGAAATCTATGATCTCTTGAAGGAGACTTTGAGTGAATATGATGTTATCATCAGTCGCTGGCCggaatatatttttcctttagAAAGT GCTATAGCGGATGTTGAGAAGGCTGTTATGGAAACTTTGGACAAACATTTTGCTGATGTTCTATCTCCGCTCAAAGAAAATGGGATGCCGTTTAAAATAGGTTTGAAATATGTCCAGAAAATGACTAAAGGGACTGTGTGCCCTTTTGCAGTTTCCAATGAG TTGGGAATTCTTTTGAATTCCATGAAACGAATGCTTGACATTCTACGGCCCCAGATAGAAGCTCAGTTCAAGTCATGGGGTTCTTGTCTTCCTGAAGGCAGCAATATGGTCCCGGGAGAGCGTATCAGTGAAATAACAATAATGCTGAGAACCAAATTCAGAGGTTATATGCAAGCTTTGATGGATAAGCTCGTTGAAAAT ACGAAGTTGCAGAGTCCTACGAAATTGAAGAAGATAATCCAAGACGCAAAGGAGGGAATAGTGGAATCTGATTTGCGTAATAGGATGCAACCTTTGAAGGATATGCTGGAAAATATAATTGATCAACTTCACGCTGTATTTGAAACTCAAGTTTTCATAATTATTTGCCGAGGATTTTGGGATCGAATGGGACAG GACGTGCTAAAGTTTTTGGAGGACAGAAAAGATAGCAGATCCTGGTATAAAGCCTCTCGTGTTGCCATATCC ATTTTAGAAGATATATTCGCATCCCACATGCAAAAACTGTTGGGCAATGCACTTCAAGAGAGGGATTTGGAACCACCGAGATCAATTCTTGAAGTTCGGTCAATGCTCTGCAAGGATGCGGTGAATGACAAAGACAGCAACTTCTTCTATTAA